Genomic DNA from Prunus persica cultivar Lovell chromosome G1, Prunus_persica_NCBIv2, whole genome shotgun sequence:
tcttttttaattcttaaataaatttaaatttgataaaaaaagCCTATCACAGGCATGGAAGCATGCGAAGAGGAtagtaataattaaaaaaagggaaaataagtGAAAAGTATCATTTTACCTTAAAAAAGGATGACGAAGATATTCCAAACAAATGATAAGCGATGATGAGTGGGTGGATTTAGAGCTTATTAATCAAACTACTCTTTAAAAACTGGAGCTTTCAGTCCTTGTTTGTCTCCACTCCACTCAACTTAAACCCAAGATTAAACATCattaattaagtaattaattagATTAGCGTCCCTAAATTAATTAGTTGGCCTGCCATTTAAGCCAAGTTACGGACAAAACGACGCCGTAAGCCCCATAAAAAGCCCAAATATCAGGTGGCTAGCAGTCAAAACTCCAAGAGCTGGTCCTCTCCTCTGTAGACTGAAAACCACAGTCAAATGGCCTGTTCCATTTCCCATCTACCTCAACCTCCACCATCGCCATCATCTCCACCACAACACCCAAGCTCTTCGCTGCCCTAAATCCCACCTCCAgaagtaaattaaaaaaaaaacagaaaaaccctaaaaatgaAGATCTTTTTGGGCATTGTCTCACTGGTGCTCTGCAACTCCCTCCTCTGCTACTCCATTGAAGACGACCTCACTTGCCTTGAGGGGGTCAAGACCTCACTCACAGACCCACAAGGGAGGCTGAGCCAATGGGACTTGGGCAATAGGTCGGTAGCCTCCATCTGCAAGCTGGTCGGAGTGTCGTGCTGGAATGAGAAGGAGAATCGACTCATCAGCCTCCAGCTTCCTTCAATGGAGCTCGCCGGTGAGCTCCCTGAGTCTCTCAAGTTCTGCCATAGCCTCCAGAGCCTGGATCTCTCCGGTAACGCTCTCTCCGGTTCCATCCCTCCCCAAATCTGCACTTGGCTCCCTTATCTCGTAACCCTAGATCTCTCCAACAACCATCTCTCCGGTTCCATCCCTCCGGAGATTGTCAACTGTAAGTTCCTCAACACCCTCATTTTGAACGATAACCGTCTCTCCGGTTCTTTGCCCTATGAACTTGGCCTGCTCGATAGGTTGAAGAGAATCTCCGTCGCTAATAATGGTCTCTCTGGTACGATACCTCTGGACTTGTCTAAATTTGAGAAGGATGACTTTGATGGGAACAGTGGGCTGTGCGGGAAGCCTCTTGGGTCTAAATGTGGTGGACTGAGCAGCAAAAGCCTCGGCATTATAATCGCCGCCGGTGCAATTGGTGCTGCTGGGTCTTTGATCTTGGGTTTGGGGATTTGGTGGTGGTTATTTGTTAGGGTGAGTCAGAAAAAGCGAAGCTTTGATGGTGGTGTTGGTGGTGATAAGTATGAGAgtggttgggttgggttgttGAGGTCTCATAAGGCTGTTCAGGTGTCTCTGTTTCAAAAACCCATTGTGAAAGTCCGGTTGGCTGATCTGTTGGCGGCCACCAACAGTTTTGATCCCCAAAACATTGTCATTTCCACGAGAACCGGTGTTTCATATAAGGCTGTGTTGCCTGATGGTTCGGCAATGGCGATTAAGCGGCTTAATGCGTGTAAGCTTGGTGAGAAGCAATTTAGGTTAGAGATTAATAGGTTGGGGCAGCTTAGGCATCCCAATTTGGTGCCTTTGTTGGGGTTTTGTGTTGTGGAGGAAGAGAAGCTTTTGGTGTATAAGCACATGTACAATGGCACATTGCACTCTCAGTTGCACGGAAGTGGTAATGTGAACAGCCAGTATGGTTTTTTGGATTGGCCAACACGCCTAAGGATTGGCGTAGGTGCAGCCAGAGGACTTGCCTGGCTTCACCATGCGTGTCAGCCGCCTTATATGCACCAGAACATTAGCTCGAATGTGATTCTTCTTGACTATGATTTTGAAGCTCGTATAACGGATTTTGGGCTGGCGAGGCTGGTTGCTTCTCGTGATTCCAATGATAGCTCGTTTGTCAATGGGGATTTGGGAGAGTTTGGTTATGTGGCTCCTGAGTACTCGAGCACAATGGTGGCATCGTTGAAAGGGGATGTGTATGGGTTCGGGGTGGTTCTTCTGGAATTGGTGACTGGACAGAAGCCTCTAGAAATTGGTAATGCAGTGGAAGGATTCAAGGGGAATTTGGTGGATTGGGTGAATCATTTATCAAACGCTGGTCGAAGCATGGATGCCATAGACAATATCTTAGCAGGGAAAGGTCACGATGATGAAATTTTGCAGTTCATGAGGGTTGCTTGTACTTGCGTGGTTGCTAGGCCAAAGGACAGGCCTTCCATGTATCAGGTTTATGAGTCATTGAAGGTCCTTGCTGAGAAACATGGTTTCTTCGAACAGTATGATGAATTTCCATTGGTCTTTGGCAAGCAGGTTCCTGAATCTTGATTTTATACAATAGTCAGGAAGGGAGAGTACTAAAAGTGCAAGATACTGCAGCATTTGGGCATGCCTTCATTGTATTATTATGGGAGGCATTTTCTGCAATTGGTATGGTTTCCGGTCGGTTGGGCATGATTTCCGTTTGTTGAATCATTGTGTATTATAAAGAAGCATTATGCATTGTAACATTTATGTAATCCAGAAAATCTCTGTTTTCAGTTATAAAATTGCTCCCTCATCTGTTCTAATTTCTCCAgccttttttccattttcatcatgcatgcatggaTTCTTAATGCTAGGTGTTTTGATGATGAAGTTCCTTCATTAGGTTCTGCATTTGGTAAATCCAATTTGTCATCCATGTTTAGATCTGGaaccttttattttctggatcTCATGATTTCAAAAGGCAATACCAGTGTGAATGCATCTCAGCCTTCCTCCGTCTTCTCATAATTGGAAGCATTCAAATCCAGCAAAGAAGTCACCttctcatactttatgaattttatcCAATCTCTGATTGGTACCCTAAACCCTGGGCCAACCACTTTGCAAGTGTCAATTATATTTAGAGTCAAGaccgttttgtatttttctttacattttcACCCTCCGCTCATATCAACAACTCAACACACAGCACAGCAGCATATAAAGCCTGGATGGAATTCAATGAAACAAATCATATACGTCTTGTATTCAATgacgttttcttttcttcttttcataccatataataaagaagaaaaaagtaaaaaggcCACCGCGGTCTTCTCGTGATAGCATTAAAACTTTTGTGCTGAAAAAGATTTaagaatcatcatcatcatctggGTCATCATTTAACCCAAATATTTATGACGTATCTTTCAGCTTCAGTGGGGTTCATTTCGTATGATATGATGGggctttaatttaattgacCCGACCCAAACAGACCCTGCCATGTGGGGCGGTATGAAATGTCATTTTTCGACATTTTGGCGATTTTATGTGCCTGGTTGAAGTCGGGTGCGTTGAGATATGCTTGACCACATGGTCCCCAATCCCCAACCCCATTGGGTATATGGAGTAAGCCAACCCTGTGACGTTTGAATTGGCTCACCCCCTACGTGATTGCAATCAATAAAGCTCGACgtagattaatttaaagtatcgcttgtataattaaaaaaagagatatttagtgatatacccatttctagcactaatattataaataaaccatacacaattgaattcctataaacaaacccaaaaaagacccaaaaaatgatagctggccttattgaatttaatattgattattaaattactttgatgccctattgagtgctttgggtatttttatgagattttggagttgggcttgttttaagaaattgatggcagttttgtaatttataagaagttaaaagcttttttgttatgttgtaaatgggctttgggtgtgtttctaaagtccattttatatatgatatttttataatttgggcccccatattgggtataatagtgaatctcccttaaaAAAATGGTTAAAAAAGGACTTCACCGTAACTGGGGTGGGCTGGAGTTAGATATATGGGGGGAACGGAAAGGAGATGTCGTAATCTCATTAAACTGCGGTTAGTTGCGAAAGCCCAAAGTCAAGAGCCGTAGCCCAACTCTTGCGGCCCAAAAGTGAGTCTGCAAAATACGGGGGCAGTTTTATAATATCAAGAACATCAGGGGACTCcagtgaaataaataaaaaatatgaaaactccTCCTAATTTAgcagaagagaagagaaagctaGGGGCGAAGAGAGAGCAATTATGCCTCCAGATTCATCACTCTTTctcttgcttttcttcttcgtAGCCTTCGCTCTGCTCTCAGTAGGCCACGCCACGTAAGCCCTAACACTAGAATATTTATGTGTGTACATGTATGTATGCGCGTGAATATTTGATTTATGTGATCAAGTGCAGttgaatttagaaattttttggtttggttttgatatTCAGAATCCAAGGCGATGAAAGCGAAGGGATTGGGCGCAGAGCGCTGCTGAGTCTAAAAGAAACCCCTCGCGGAAGTAACACTACCTTCGAATGCTCTCCAGCTGGTCCTTGCGTTCCTTGCCTTTACTCTGAGAAggtttcttttcatttcatttcagttTGCCCAaatgattattttttcaattcgATTCAGATGCAGCTTGTGCTGAATGTTTTGTGGTTTTCATAGAATATCTTGAGCATTGAATTGTCGTTTGAGCTTACTTCGATTTGATTTGAGCTTTTAGGAACAAAATTTGAACAGTATGGTCTGGTCTAATTTATCTCTGCAATTTGTGTTGAAAATGCTAAAAGTTAAGAACAGGGATGAAATATATTGATTTGATTGATACTGAATGGAAACTGAAGTACTTCCATATTTGTTTGATATGGTGTTTGAATGAGCCCAGATGGGTAATATTTTGTTCTTATACTGCCATGATTAAGGTATTTTTGTATCTCAGAAGATGTAACCAAATGACTATATGATAAGTTGCTTTCGTATTCTGCACTTTGCAGATTGAATATTCTTTTATCTCCATGTGTCTAAGTATTTGTTTTGAATATTCTAGTTGTAAGTATTTGTTTCTCTTGTAGAAGGATGAGAAATATCGCTGCAGTGAGACCGGCTATCGCATCCCTTTGAAATGTGTGGAAACTAAACGTAGTTTGAAGgatgaaaaagcaaaaggtTCTCAAAAGAGTCGATCTACGCTGGAGATCTATCACAACGATGCAGAATTGCATAATGCGGAAGAACTCGGCACTTCTGTAAAGCATAGAAGTTTACTTGATGATTCAGCCACACTAGAGGATGGACCACAGGCTTACATTACTTACAGAAGCTGTATACCAGCAGTTAGTGAAGAGAAGCTGTCAGTGCTTGGTTTCGAGGTATGTAGTATCTTTTGATAATTGTTCTATATTTTGTtacctttttgtttgttgatatCTGATAATAAAGAGGCTGGTTTGTTGTGGTAATATGTTTGATTAAATTAGTTGATCAGAGTGTATTCAGAatggaagagaaagaacagTAGCAAACTACATGATTATAGTTTTTTGTATTCGTGTAAAGCTAGTTCAGCTATATACATTTCTTTTATGTCCATGTTAACGAATGTTTTATGAACTGCTGGGACAGATGATTGTGCTGTTCTTCTTACTCATCAGCGGTTCGGTTGTATACTTCAGAAGAAAGCAGACTGTTTCCATGACGGGCTTCGGAGCAGGGCGAATTCAGAGCAACTCTAGGTTTTAAACGGAAATCCTGTGCCACATCAGAAGCCGCTCATTCGAGGGGCATCCAACCGTACCATTTGCCGGCTTCAATTCTCTCACTGCATAGTATGTCTCGCATTGAGAGgattcttttatcttttttttctccgtTCGgtaatattttgttcatacgGCGTACAATTCTTTGGTTAGGAATGTAATGCAAAAACCTTGTTACTCTATGTTGGTCCATCTTGTCGCTGTCAACTATAATGCAGTTGTGCTAAAGGGCCTCAGAAAGTACAATATAATTCAGTATGATTCAGTTCAATATGATCCAATACAACTAACAAGTGAACTTTAGGGGCTTCGGTTCGTGGCAATTTGGAACTTGTTTTTGTGTTCTATAGCAAATCAATTTGTAGcagcccccccccccccgccTATGAAAACATAGAGAGGGGTTGAAGTAGGCAATACCCAATATGCGCTCAACTTATAAACGTTTGTGGTTGTAAAATCACAATGTTTGAAAAATCAGCTTTTTCTATGTTGAAGTTGGAAAAATTACAGAACGAGATATACCATGTTATTGACGTTTCCTCTCAGAAAAATATACAAAGACAAGAGCCACAGGCCATTGGTGACTAATGTCAGTTCTCCTAACGAGTTTCTTCAGAAATTCAacaaagcagcagcagcagggaCAAAAACTCCAAACAAAGAATCATGTTGACCACAACCCTCAACTTAAACAACGGAACTCAACTCCCCTTAAAGACACATCTACAGTAACATGGCAGAAAACATGGATTACAAACAGCCCCCTGTAAGATaatgaaattacaaaaaataatctGGAGTCTTGCGTGTGTTGTCGGGCTCAATTTGACGTGGGGCCGGGTCAAACTGCAGGAAATTCTGGTCCATGTTCTCCCCAATTTCCAATATTGCAGCCATATTCCCACACCTATAACAATAGTTTGGAGCGCTAAAAACAGTCACCACATTCTTTTCCTGGAACACAAGGTTACCATGAAAGTTAAACATACAGCTGAAAATGATGACACaaaatgagaaacaaaaaataataatttgtagTGCCATTCGGGTTTTCGCACCTGACACCAATTGTATCCTTCCATTACAAGCTGATGAGCTCTTGAAATGAGACTGAGTCCATTGGTATGGTTGAACTGAGCAGCTATATCCTGTCCAAATGTATAACCAGCACCACGTGGAGATATTCCCCATCCACAGCGGTCATCTGGATCAGACCACAAGAGATCGCACATTGGTCCTTCGTGTGGAACCTGCTCATGAAGAAACACGTCATGATGCAAGAATGACCAACACAAGCTTGTAAGATGCAAAATGATGCAACCATACAAATGGAAACAGAAAATGCAAACATCATAACAGCAATCACAACCTCTGATCActtatttggaaaaaaataaataaattacctcCTGTATACGATCCAAGGCTCGGATATTGTCCAATGTGTCCAAAGATGGGGAAAGGCCCCCATGCAAACAGAAAATCTACAAGAGATACCAGAAGCtgtaaaaaattaatacaactAACTTGTCCTTCAAGAAGTTCACCAAATTGTCAGCAAAACATTTAACTTCACCTGACTCTCAATAAGGGCTGTGAGGGGAAGATAATCAAATAAATCGGTAAAGAACTTCCAGACATTGGCATTCCCATATTTTCTCAAGCACTCATCATAAAAACCATACCTGGAAAAAAGTGACAAATGTGAgacaaaaaatgaataaaacatAGGAGCAAACCAAGAATAAATTCAATCTCTCTGTCAATCAACAAAGAACTTGTCAAAGTTAATGGAGTGTGGCTGTTTCAACTATCAGCTTGTAGTATCTTCAAatctttttaggttttttttggggtcagaATTCAAAAGCTTAATTTCTGCCACGCAGCCATGTTAAAAAAGTAATTTGTTACTTTAGCCTTAGTTCAAGTATCCATGGAATCCCATCAACCCCAGACATAAAATACTACGGATGGATTAGATATATAAAGTATTTTACAA
This window encodes:
- the LOC18789128 gene encoding probable inactive receptor kinase At1g27190, translating into MKIFLGIVSLVLCNSLLCYSIEDDLTCLEGVKTSLTDPQGRLSQWDLGNRSVASICKLVGVSCWNEKENRLISLQLPSMELAGELPESLKFCHSLQSLDLSGNALSGSIPPQICTWLPYLVTLDLSNNHLSGSIPPEIVNCKFLNTLILNDNRLSGSLPYELGLLDRLKRISVANNGLSGTIPLDLSKFEKDDFDGNSGLCGKPLGSKCGGLSSKSLGIIIAAGAIGAAGSLILGLGIWWWLFVRVSQKKRSFDGGVGGDKYESGWVGLLRSHKAVQVSLFQKPIVKVRLADLLAATNSFDPQNIVISTRTGVSYKAVLPDGSAMAIKRLNACKLGEKQFRLEINRLGQLRHPNLVPLLGFCVVEEEKLLVYKHMYNGTLHSQLHGSGNVNSQYGFLDWPTRLRIGVGAARGLAWLHHACQPPYMHQNISSNVILLDYDFEARITDFGLARLVASRDSNDSSFVNGDLGEFGYVAPEYSSTMVASLKGDVYGFGVVLLELVTGQKPLEIGNAVEGFKGNLVDWVNHLSNAGRSMDAIDNILAGKGHDDEILQFMRVACTCVVARPKDRPSMYQVYESLKVLAEKHGFFEQYDEFPLVFGKQVPES
- the LOC18788564 gene encoding uncharacterized protein LOC18788564 gives rise to the protein MPPDSSLFLLLFFFVAFALLSVGHATIQGDESEGIGRRALLSLKETPRGSNTTFECSPAGPCVPCLYSEKKDEKYRCSETGYRIPLKCVETKRSLKDEKAKGSQKSRSTLEIYHNDAELHNAEELGTSVKHRSLLDDSATLEDGPQAYITYRSCIPAVSEEKLSVLGFEMIVLFFLLISGSVVYFRRKQTVSMTGFGAGRIQSNSRF
- the LOC18792190 gene encoding serine/threonine-protein phosphatase PP2A catalytic subunit; the encoded protein is MPAHADLDRQIEHLMECKTLPEAEVKTLCEQARAILVEEWNVQPVKCPVTVCGDIHGQFYDLIELFRIGGNAPDTNYLFMGDYVDRGYYSVETVTLLVALKVRYRDRITILRGNHESRQITQVYGFYDECLRKYGNANVWKFFTDLFDYLPLTALIESQIFCLHGGLSPSLDTLDNIRALDRIQEVPHEGPMCDLLWSDPDDRCGWGISPRGAGYTFGQDIAAQFNHTNGLSLISRAHQLVMEGYNWCQEKNVVTVFSAPNYCYRCGNMAAILEIGENMDQNFLQFDPAPRQIEPDNTRKTPDYFL